The proteins below come from a single Nocardiopsis gilva YIM 90087 genomic window:
- a CDS encoding molybdopterin oxidoreductase family protein, producing MTTTHCPYCALQCAMHLEPGPNGALTVRPADFPTNRGGLCRKGWTSAEVLGTPDRITSPLLRKDRNAEFTEVDWDTALDYVAERLSGLRAEYGPDAVAVFGSGGLTNEKSYLLGKFARVALGTSQIDYNGRFCMSSAAAASMRAFGLDRGMPFPLTDVGEAEVVLLAGANPAETMPPMMGHLAAPTLIVVDPRRSATAQQALAQGGMHLAPRPGTDLALALGLLHAARIQHLLDADYIAARTTGFDAAWAQAAAWWPEQTEHVTGVPAHQIRDAARLLAEASSAYVLTGRGTEQHAKGTDTVSAWINLALALGLPGRRGSGYGCITGQGNGQGGREHGQKADQLPGYRKIDDPAARDHVAGVWGVEPDTLPGPGRSAFELLDALGTETGPRAMLLFGSNPVVSAPEAQRVRDRIAALDLLVAADFVLSETAAMADVVLPVAQWAEESGTMTNLEGRVLRRRAAAAPPAGVRTDLEVLNGLATRLGQPADRFPTDPDAALAELGAASAGGAADYSGVTPERLEEGEALHWPVRAQAEATPRLFLDAFAHPDGRARFTPVAHRPSAEATTADYPLIATTGRLMGHYQSGAQTRRVVELAQAEPEAYVEVHPDTATRCGLSNGAWARLTSARGTTVARVRLRADARLDTVFLPFHFAGEQAANNLTNPALDPTSRMPEFKVSAVRLEPAAHHTEGENL from the coding sequence ATGACCACGACCCACTGCCCGTACTGCGCCCTGCAGTGCGCGATGCACCTGGAGCCCGGGCCCAACGGCGCACTGACCGTCCGCCCGGCGGACTTCCCGACCAACCGGGGCGGGCTGTGCCGCAAGGGCTGGACATCGGCGGAGGTTTTGGGCACCCCCGACCGCATCACCTCCCCGCTGCTGCGCAAGGACCGCAACGCCGAGTTCACGGAGGTCGACTGGGACACCGCCCTGGACTATGTGGCCGAGCGGCTGTCCGGGCTGCGCGCCGAATACGGGCCCGACGCGGTGGCGGTGTTCGGCAGTGGCGGGCTGACCAACGAGAAGAGCTACCTGCTGGGCAAGTTCGCCCGCGTGGCGCTGGGCACCTCCCAGATCGACTACAACGGCCGGTTCTGCATGTCATCGGCGGCCGCGGCCTCCATGCGCGCCTTCGGGCTGGACCGGGGGATGCCGTTCCCGCTCACCGACGTGGGCGAGGCCGAGGTGGTGCTGCTGGCCGGCGCCAACCCCGCCGAGACGATGCCGCCGATGATGGGCCACCTGGCCGCCCCCACGCTGATCGTCGTCGACCCGCGGCGCTCGGCCACCGCCCAGCAGGCGCTGGCCCAGGGAGGCATGCACCTGGCGCCCCGGCCGGGCACCGACCTGGCGCTGGCGCTGGGGCTACTGCACGCGGCCCGCATCCAGCACCTGCTGGATGCCGACTACATCGCCGCGCGCACCACCGGGTTCGACGCGGCCTGGGCCCAGGCCGCCGCCTGGTGGCCCGAGCAGACCGAGCACGTCACCGGCGTCCCGGCCCACCAGATCCGCGACGCCGCGCGGCTGCTCGCCGAGGCCTCCAGCGCCTACGTCCTCACCGGGCGCGGTACCGAGCAGCACGCCAAGGGCACCGACACGGTCTCGGCGTGGATCAACCTCGCGCTCGCCCTGGGCCTGCCGGGCCGCCGCGGCTCAGGCTACGGGTGCATCACCGGCCAGGGCAACGGCCAGGGCGGGCGCGAGCACGGGCAGAAGGCCGACCAGCTGCCCGGCTACCGCAAGATCGACGACCCCGCGGCGCGCGACCACGTCGCCGGAGTGTGGGGGGTGGAACCCGACACCCTGCCCGGCCCCGGGCGCAGCGCGTTCGAGCTGCTGGACGCGCTGGGCACCGAGACCGGTCCGCGCGCGATGCTGCTGTTCGGCTCCAACCCCGTGGTCTCCGCGCCTGAGGCCCAGCGCGTGCGCGACCGCATCGCCGCCCTGGACCTGCTGGTAGCCGCCGACTTCGTGCTCTCCGAGACCGCCGCGATGGCCGATGTGGTGCTCCCGGTCGCCCAGTGGGCCGAGGAGAGCGGCACCATGACCAACCTCGAGGGGCGCGTCCTGCGCCGCCGGGCCGCCGCGGCCCCGCCCGCAGGGGTGCGCACCGACCTGGAGGTGCTCAACGGCCTGGCCACGCGCCTGGGCCAGCCCGCCGACCGGTTCCCCACCGACCCCGATGCCGCACTGGCCGAACTGGGGGCCGCCTCGGCTGGAGGCGCGGCCGACTACTCGGGCGTCACACCGGAGCGCCTCGAGGAGGGGGAGGCCCTGCACTGGCCGGTGCGGGCCCAGGCCGAGGCCACCCCGCGGCTGTTCCTGGACGCCTTCGCCCATCCTGACGGGCGCGCCCGCTTCACCCCGGTGGCCCACCGGCCGTCGGCCGAGGCCACCACCGCCGACTACCCGCTCATCGCCACCACCGGACGGCTCATGGGCCACTACCAGTCCGGCGCCCAGACCCGCCGCGTCGTCGAGCTCGCCCAGGCCGAACCCGAGGCCTACGTCGAGGTGCACCCCGACACCGCCACCCGCTGCGGGCTGTCCAACGGCGCCTGGGCGCGCCTCACCTCCGCGCGCGGAACCACCGTCGCCCGGGTCCGGCTGCGCGCCGATGCGCGCCTGGACACCGTGTTCCTGCCGTTCCACTTCGCCGGAGAGCAGGCGGCCAACAACCTGACCAACCCGGCGCTGGACCCCACCAGCCGGATGCCGGAATTCAAGGTCAGCGCGGTCCGGCTGGAACCGGCCGCGCACCACACCGAAGGGGAGAACCTGTGA
- a CDS encoding SDR family oxidoreductase, whose protein sequence is MTHRAHPTAPPQGTGHNRPLALVTGAGRSVGIATTIALDLARNGWNVAFTYWRPYDARMPWGVEEQAPAELSRRLDEAGARACGIEADLSDPQAPARLFDAVEHELGMVTALVMGHCESVDSGLLDTTVDSFDRHVAVNARAVWLLIREFGLRFTGAFGSGRIVSLTSDHTAGNLPYGASKGAMDRITLAAATELAHLGATANVVNPGAVDTGWMSEQVRNDVVDSTALGRIGRPQDCANLVTFLLSPDGGWMNGQLLSSNGGVG, encoded by the coding sequence ATGACGCACCGCGCCCACCCGACCGCCCCTCCGCAAGGAACTGGCCACAACCGGCCGCTGGCCCTGGTCACCGGTGCGGGCCGGTCGGTGGGCATCGCCACGACCATCGCCCTCGACCTCGCCCGCAACGGCTGGAACGTGGCCTTCACCTACTGGCGGCCCTACGACGCGCGGATGCCGTGGGGTGTGGAGGAGCAGGCCCCCGCTGAACTCTCCCGGCGGCTGGACGAGGCCGGCGCACGCGCGTGCGGTATCGAGGCCGACCTGAGTGACCCGCAGGCACCCGCCCGGCTCTTCGACGCGGTCGAGCACGAGCTGGGCATGGTCACGGCACTGGTCATGGGCCACTGCGAGTCGGTGGACTCCGGACTCCTGGACACCACGGTGGACAGCTTCGACCGTCACGTCGCCGTTAACGCGCGGGCGGTCTGGCTGCTGATCCGGGAGTTCGGGCTGCGTTTCACCGGCGCGTTTGGCAGCGGGCGGATCGTCAGCCTGACCAGCGATCACACGGCGGGCAATCTGCCCTACGGCGCCAGCAAGGGGGCCATGGACCGCATCACGCTGGCCGCCGCCACGGAGTTGGCGCACCTCGGAGCCACGGCGAACGTGGTCAACCCCGGCGCGGTCGACACCGGCTGGATGAGCGAACAGGTCAGAAACGACGTCGTGGACTCCACGGCGCTGGGGCGGATCGGGCGGCCGCAGGACTGCGCGAACCTCGTCACCTTCCTCCTCTCCCCGGACGGCGGCTGGATGAACGGACAGTTGCTCTCCAGCAACGGCGGCGTCGGCTGA
- a CDS encoding FAD-dependent oxidoreductase — translation MTQPARHVVVIGNGMVGARFADEVARRDPAGQRLRVTVVGAEDHPAYNRVLLPGVVSGTYAPGDIALPFPESDAITLRSGTAATSLDTVNRRVGLDDGSEVDYDELVFATGARASFPPVSGVAATDGTPEPGVTALRDMGDCHRVQALARPGAPVVVLGGGVLGLEAARALAERGVRVSVVESSPWIMRRQIDQPCAEILAECYTSLGITVHSWRVAARWIPGTGLELDDGRVLAGDALVVTAGVRGNTELAKDAGIEVEHGIIVDDTLTTTDPRVHAIGDCAQHRGGGAGLVQPGWEQASVLADLLTGAALDARYTGARPVTRLKAEGIELTAMGEADADDTAETVTVCDPYGRRYAKLSVREGRVAGAVLLGFPEAASTIAQLFDTGTPVPADRLALIQGRPQPDAGAGEQAEEADPVVCRCNAVTRGGLESAWLDGARTREAIAEATRATTGCGGCVRDVNALLSGWNGASPAAVG, via the coding sequence GTGACTCAGCCCGCGCGCCACGTCGTGGTGATCGGCAACGGCATGGTCGGCGCCCGGTTCGCCGACGAGGTCGCCCGACGCGACCCGGCAGGCCAGCGCCTCCGGGTGACCGTTGTGGGCGCCGAGGACCACCCGGCCTACAACCGGGTGCTGCTGCCCGGTGTCGTCTCGGGAACCTATGCCCCCGGCGACATCGCGCTGCCGTTCCCCGAGTCCGATGCCATCACGCTGCGCAGCGGCACCGCCGCCACGTCCCTGGACACCGTCAACCGCCGTGTCGGGCTGGATGACGGCAGCGAGGTCGACTACGACGAGCTGGTGTTCGCCACCGGAGCGCGCGCCTCCTTCCCGCCGGTCAGCGGTGTGGCCGCCACCGACGGCACACCCGAGCCCGGCGTGACCGCGCTGCGCGACATGGGCGACTGCCACCGCGTGCAGGCGCTGGCCCGCCCCGGTGCGCCGGTCGTCGTGCTGGGCGGGGGCGTGCTCGGGTTGGAGGCGGCCCGCGCGCTGGCCGAGCGCGGCGTGCGCGTGTCGGTCGTGGAGTCCTCGCCGTGGATCATGCGCCGCCAGATCGACCAGCCCTGCGCCGAGATCCTGGCCGAGTGCTACACGTCGCTGGGCATCACCGTGCACTCCTGGCGGGTGGCGGCGCGCTGGATCCCGGGCACCGGTCTGGAGCTGGACGACGGCCGGGTGCTGGCCGGCGACGCGCTCGTGGTCACCGCCGGGGTGCGCGGCAACACCGAGCTGGCCAAGGACGCCGGGATCGAGGTCGAGCACGGAATCATCGTGGATGACACGCTGACCACCACCGATCCGCGGGTGCACGCCATCGGCGACTGCGCCCAGCACCGTGGCGGCGGTGCGGGCCTGGTGCAGCCCGGCTGGGAGCAGGCCAGTGTGCTGGCCGACCTGCTGACCGGGGCCGCGTTGGACGCCCGCTACACCGGTGCGCGCCCGGTGACCCGGCTCAAGGCCGAGGGCATCGAGCTGACCGCGATGGGCGAGGCCGACGCCGATGACACCGCCGAGACCGTGACCGTCTGCGACCCCTACGGGCGCCGCTACGCCAAGCTGTCGGTGCGCGAGGGCCGGGTCGCCGGCGCGGTGCTGCTCGGCTTCCCTGAGGCCGCCTCCACCATCGCCCAGCTGTTCGACACGGGAACGCCGGTGCCCGCCGACCGCCTGGCCCTCATCCAGGGCCGCCCGCAACCCGATGCCGGGGCGGGCGAGCAGGCCGAGGAGGCCGACCCGGTGGTGTGCCGGTGCAACGCGGTCACCCGCGGCGGTCTCGAATCCGCCTGGCTGGACGGCGCACGCACCCGTGAGGCCATCGCGGAGGCCACCCGCGCCACCACCGGCTGCGGCGGGTGCGTACGCGATGTCAACGCCCTGCTATCGGGGTGGAACGGCGCCTCCCCGGCCGCGGTGGGGTGA
- a CDS encoding MFS transporter produces MSSTNSPQSPQAAVGEQRSGGRWIAHWDPEDPTFWEQSGRRVARRNLWASIFAEHIGFSVWSLWSVLVLFMTPEAGFSFAPEQKFLLVSVVAFVGAVLRVPYTLAVPLFGGRNWTMISVSALLVPTGLAFYLIQNPDTPFWLFVVLAATAGLGGGNFSSSMSNINFFFPEREKGWALGLNAGGGNIGVATVQLVGLGVIALFTVSAGAFVPLFYVPFLLLAIWVAWRHMNNLSGARTDVAAQIAATKDRHFWIMSVLYIATFGSFIGFGFAFGLLLQSQFDRTPLEAAMVTFMGPALGSLIRPVGGYIADRFGGARVTLWNFIAMVAGTGVVIASVASDSLPLFITAFGVLFVLTGLGNGSTYKMIPGIYAAKAENMIAAGAPRAEALSQTKRIASSMLGLIGAMGAFGGVGINLVFRESFAATQSAMPAFIAFLGYYLVCIAITYGVYLRTPAGAAPIPAAPARSHSAADADTERVAS; encoded by the coding sequence GTGAGCAGCACCAACTCCCCCCAATCCCCCCAGGCCGCAGTCGGCGAACAACGCTCCGGTGGGCGGTGGATCGCCCACTGGGACCCCGAGGACCCGACGTTCTGGGAGCAGAGCGGGCGGCGCGTGGCCCGGCGCAACCTGTGGGCGTCGATCTTCGCCGAGCACATCGGGTTCTCCGTGTGGAGCCTGTGGTCGGTGCTCGTGCTGTTCATGACCCCCGAAGCCGGGTTCTCCTTCGCGCCCGAGCAGAAGTTCCTGCTCGTCTCGGTGGTCGCGTTCGTCGGCGCCGTACTGCGGGTGCCCTACACCCTGGCCGTGCCCCTGTTCGGCGGACGCAACTGGACGATGATCTCGGTGAGCGCCCTGCTGGTGCCCACTGGCCTGGCGTTCTACCTGATCCAGAACCCCGACACGCCCTTCTGGCTGTTCGTGGTGCTGGCCGCCACGGCGGGCCTGGGCGGGGGGAACTTCTCCTCCTCTATGTCCAACATCAACTTCTTCTTCCCCGAACGGGAGAAGGGGTGGGCCCTGGGGCTCAACGCCGGCGGCGGCAACATCGGCGTGGCCACCGTGCAGCTCGTCGGCCTCGGGGTGATCGCGCTGTTCACCGTCAGCGCCGGGGCGTTCGTCCCCCTCTTCTACGTCCCGTTCCTGCTGCTGGCCATCTGGGTGGCCTGGCGGCACATGAACAACCTCTCCGGTGCCCGTACCGATGTCGCCGCGCAGATCGCCGCGACCAAGGACCGGCACTTCTGGATCATGTCGGTCCTCTACATCGCCACGTTCGGGTCCTTCATCGGCTTCGGGTTCGCTTTCGGCCTGCTGCTGCAGAGCCAGTTCGACCGCACCCCGCTGGAAGCCGCGATGGTCACCTTCATGGGTCCCGCCCTCGGCTCGCTGATCCGCCCGGTCGGCGGATACATTGCCGACCGCTTCGGCGGCGCCCGCGTCACACTGTGGAACTTCATCGCGATGGTCGCCGGGACCGGCGTGGTCATCGCCTCGGTGGCCTCGGACTCGCTGCCCCTGTTCATCACCGCCTTCGGTGTGCTGTTCGTGCTGACCGGTCTCGGCAACGGCTCGACCTACAAGATGATCCCGGGCATCTACGCGGCCAAGGCCGAGAACATGATCGCCGCGGGCGCCCCGCGCGCGGAGGCCCTGTCCCAGACCAAGCGCATCGCCAGCTCGATGCTGGGCCTGATCGGCGCCATGGGGGCCTTCGGTGGGGTGGGCATCAACCTCGTCTTCCGCGAGTCCTTCGCCGCCACGCAGTCGGCCATGCCCGCGTTCATCGCCTTCCTCGGCTACTACCTGGTGTGCATCGCGATCACCTACGGCGTCTACCTGCGCACTCCAGCCGGTGCCGCCCCGATCCCCGCTGCCCCAGCCCGATCCCACAGCGCCGCCGACGCCGACACGGAGCGCGTCGCCTCATGA